TTTGTAGAGCATGGAAGGCGAGGGGTCGGCCCAGAGCCAGACGGTGTGCGCGGCTTCCCATTCGCGGTCGCGCACATAGGTATGGTCGTCTCTGGCCGAGCGGCGCCAGTCGATGCGCGAGGAATCGCCTTCGACATAAGGCCGGAACTGCCAGAAATTCTCGCCGATGCCGCGCTTGCGACGGCCGTGCCAACCGGCGATCACCGTATTGACGATGCGCCGCGCCTCGACCAGCAGGTCCGGCACCAGTGAAGCCCGCAACCGGCCGCGGGCGAGCGCGTCGCGCGTCGCAACCGGTGCCTGGACCTCGCCTATTCGACCCATCAGATGCCTTTTGCCAGCTTCGCCACCACGTCGCGCACCGAAGTGCCTTCGGCGCGGGCGGCGAACGTCAGCGCCATGCGGTGCTGCAGCACCGGTTCGGCCAAGGCGCGGACGTCGTCCACCGACGGCGCCAACCTTCCATCATATAGGGCGCGGGCGCGGGTGCACAGGTTCAGCGCCTGGCTGGCGCGGGGGCCCGGCCCCCAGGCGACATGCTTGTCCGTCTCGGCATTGCCCTGGCCGGGCCGGGCCGAACGCACCAGCTTGAGGATCGCCTCGACGACGCTTTCCGGCACCGGCATTCGACGGATCAGCGTCTGGATCTCCTTCAGTCTCGCCGGCTGCAGCACCTTGTCGGCCTTGGCTTCGTCGATGCCGGTCGTTTCGAGCAGGATGCGGCGCTCCGCATCGATCTCCGGATAAAGGATGTCGACCTGCATCAGGAAGCGGTCGAGCTGGGCTTCGGGCAGCGGGTAGGTGCCTTCCTGTTCCAGCGGGTTCTGTGTCGCCAGCACGTGGAAGGGCGAGGGCAGGTCGTGGCGGGCGCCAGCGATTGTGACGTGATATTCCTGCATCGCCTGCAGCAGCGCCGACTGCGTGCGCGGCGAGGCGCGGTTGATCTCGTCGGCCATCAGCAATTGCGTGAAGATCGGACCGGAGATGAAGCGGAAGGAGCGCTTGCCGAACTCGTCCTGCTCCATCACCTCGGAGCCGAGGATGTCCGACGGCATCAGGTCGGGCGTGAACTGGACGCGGCGCGAATCGAGGCCGAGCACGATCCCCAGCGTCTCGACCAGCTTGGTCTTGGCGAGGCCCGGCACGCCGACCAGCAGCGCGTGGCCGCCCGCCAGCAGCGCCACCAGCGTGCGCTCGACGACCGCTTCCTGGCCGAAGATCACCCGGCCGACCGCGTCGCGGACCTTGGAGATGTCGGCCAGCGCTTTTTCAGCTTCCTCGATCATCGCTTTTTCGCTGATCGGGCTTTCCTTGATCATCACGCTCATGCCGTTTCGATCCCTTGTGGTTGGAAATACCGGCCTGCATTCTCAACGTCGCAGAATGCCGCGATTCGGCCCCGCCTGGCGCCTGCATTCGAACTTAAATCACAGACTTGGGCGGACAAGGCTGACAATCGGGACAACAGTGACTATTTCGTGACCATGGCCGAACGCAGCGAACATCGTGAACAAAGCCCGGGTGGGCAGAGCTTGACGAGCGCTACCGAGGCGCGCGGCCTCGAGGCGCTGATCTCGCGCGCGGCCCGGGCGGGCAAGGGGCCGGCGCCGGTCGAGCGCTGGAATCCGGATTTCTGCGGCGACCTCGACATGGAGATCAAGGCGGACGGCACCTGGTTCTATCTTGGCACGCCGATCGGCCGGATGCCGCTGGTGCAGCTCTTTTCCAGCGTGCTGCGCAAAGATGCCGACGGAAAGACCTATCTCGTGACTCCGGTCGAGCGGGTCGGAATCCGGGTCGTCGACGCGCCTTTCATCGCCGTTGAAATGAATGCGTCCGGGAGCGGCGACGAGCAAGTCATCACCTTCCGCACCAATGTCGGCGACGTTGTCGCCGCCGGGCCCGGCCATCCGCTGCGTTTCGTCGACGAGGACGAAACCGGTGGGCTGAAGCCTTATGTGCTGGTGCGCGGACGGCTGGAGGCGCTGGTGGCGCGGGCTGTGATGTATGAGCTGGTCGCGCATGGCGAGGAGATCGACATCGACGGCAAGGCGATGTTCGCCGTCCGCTCGGGCGGCGAGGTCTATCCGATCATGCCGGCCGAAAAACTGAAACGGCTGAGCGCGTGATGGACCAGGTGACGCGGGCGCCGTTTTCGATCGCGGATTTCCGGGCCCGGGCCGCCGCGCAGGCCGCGATTACCCCTGGCGAGGATTTCGGCGATCATCGCTTCAACCCCGATCACCCCAGGCTCCAGCACGTCAAGCCGCTGCGGGACGCGGCCGTGCTCATCCCGGTCGTCGACCGCGCCGAGGGCGCCATGGTGCTGCTCACCAAGCGCGCCGAGAAGCTGCGCAGCCATTCCGGCCAGGTGGCCTTTCCGGGCGGCACGATCGATGCGACCGACCCCAGTCCGGAGGCGACCGCGCTGCGGGAGACTTTCGAGGAGATCGGCCTCGATCGCGGCCATATCGAGATCATCGGCCGCATGCCGGATTATGTATCGGGCAGCGGCTACCGCATCGTGCCGGTGCTTTCGGTGGTGCGCCCCGGCTTTTCGCTGACGCTCAATGCCGACGAAGTCGACGCCGCCTTCGAGGTTCCCTTGAGTTTCCTGATGGACCCGGCCAACCACGCGCGCGACAGCCGCATGTGGAACGATCTCGAATGGTTCTTTTACGATATGCCCTATGGCGACCAGCGAATCTGGGGCGTCACCGCCGGCATCATCCGCACGCTGTATGAAAGGCTTTATGCGTGAGCGTCGAGCTGTCCCTCTCGAGCCAGGCCGGTTGGCTTGGCGACAAGGCCCTGCAGCAATTGCTGGCTGCGCTGAAGCAGGGCGGCGAGGAAGCGCGTGTCGCCGGCGGCGCGGTGCGCAATGCGCTGCTTGGCCAACCGGTGGCCGATATCGACATCGCCGCGACGACACTGCCCGAAGAGACCATCCGGCGCGCGGAGGCGGCCGGCTTCAAGACGGCGCCGACAGGGATCGAACACGGCACCATCACCGTGATTGCGGGTGGCAAGCCCTATGAAGTCACCACGCTGCGCGCTGATGTCGAGACCGACGGCCGCCGGGCGAAAGTGACTTTCGGGCGCGACTGGAAGCTTGATGCCGAGCGGCGCGACTTCACCATCAACGCGCTCTATGCCGAAGCCGACGGCACGGTCGTCGATCTTGTCGGCGGCATTGCCGATATCGAGGCGCGGCGGCTGCGTTTCATCGGCGACGCGGGGGCGCGCATCCGCGAGGATTATCTGCGCATCCTGCGGTTTTTCCGCTTCTTCGCCTGGTATGGCGACGGCCGCCCCGATGCCGAAGGCCTGAAGGCCTGCGCCAGGCTGAAGGAGGGGCTTGCCCAGCTTTCGGCCGAACGCGTCTGGTCCGAACTGAAGAAGCTGCTGTCGGCTCCAGACCCTTCGCGCGCCCTGCTCTGGATGCGCCAGGCCGGCGTGCTGACCGCCGTGCTGCCGGAAAGCGAGAAATGGGGCATCGATGCCATCCACGGGCTGGCCAGGACCGGGAAGGATCTCGGCTGGATCGCCGATCCGATGCTGCGGCTCGAGGCAATCGTCCCGCCCGATGCCGTGCGCATGAAGACGCTTGGCGAGCGGCTGCGGCTTT
This region of Mesorhizobium sp. M2A.F.Ca.ET.046.03.2.1 genomic DNA includes:
- a CDS encoding MoxR family ATPase translates to MSVMIKESPISEKAMIEEAEKALADISKVRDAVGRVIFGQEAVVERTLVALLAGGHALLVGVPGLAKTKLVETLGIVLGLDSRRVQFTPDLMPSDILGSEVMEQDEFGKRSFRFISGPIFTQLLMADEINRASPRTQSALLQAMQEYHVTIAGARHDLPSPFHVLATQNPLEQEGTYPLPEAQLDRFLMQVDILYPEIDAERRILLETTGIDEAKADKVLQPARLKEIQTLIRRMPVPESVVEAILKLVRSARPGQGNAETDKHVAWGPGPRASQALNLCTRARALYDGRLAPSVDDVRALAEPVLQHRMALTFAARAEGTSVRDVVAKLAKGI
- a CDS encoding DUF1285 domain-containing protein — its product is MAERSEHREQSPGGQSLTSATEARGLEALISRAARAGKGPAPVERWNPDFCGDLDMEIKADGTWFYLGTPIGRMPLVQLFSSVLRKDADGKTYLVTPVERVGIRVVDAPFIAVEMNASGSGDEQVITFRTNVGDVVAAGPGHPLRFVDEDETGGLKPYVLVRGRLEALVARAVMYELVAHGEEIDIDGKAMFAVRSGGEVYPIMPAEKLKRLSA
- a CDS encoding CoA pyrophosphatase, translated to MDQVTRAPFSIADFRARAAAQAAITPGEDFGDHRFNPDHPRLQHVKPLRDAAVLIPVVDRAEGAMVLLTKRAEKLRSHSGQVAFPGGTIDATDPSPEATALRETFEEIGLDRGHIEIIGRMPDYVSGSGYRIVPVLSVVRPGFSLTLNADEVDAAFEVPLSFLMDPANHARDSRMWNDLEWFFYDMPYGDQRIWGVTAGIIRTLYERLYA
- a CDS encoding CCA tRNA nucleotidyltransferase, with the translated sequence MSVELSLSSQAGWLGDKALQQLLAALKQGGEEARVAGGAVRNALLGQPVADIDIAATTLPEETIRRAEAAGFKTAPTGIEHGTITVIAGGKPYEVTTLRADVETDGRRAKVTFGRDWKLDAERRDFTINALYAEADGTVVDLVGGIADIEARRLRFIGDAGARIREDYLRILRFFRFFAWYGDGRPDAEGLKACARLKEGLAQLSAERVWSELKKLLSAPDPSRALLWMRQAGVLTAVLPESEKWGIDAIHGLARTGKDLGWIADPMLRLEAIVPPDAVRMKTLGERLRLSNDEAARLRHWALTIAPDAKMTETELAKKLYYGDRDGYLDRIRLALAAARTRAVEDNQAMMEAGGLSRLLNFTLKWTKPVFPIKGADLTGLGASPGPKLGATLKNLEREWVGSSFTLERGALMERAAQALEP